A single Vigna radiata var. radiata cultivar VC1973A chromosome 8, Vradiata_ver6, whole genome shotgun sequence DNA region contains:
- the LOC106771804 gene encoding probable pectate lyase 18, whose amino-acid sequence MLPITCILLMCLLSSFSPPIEALFNLTVLPHQHPHPEAIVHELQRKVNVSFSRRQTLSKDQQPACLTGNPIDDCWRCDPNWAANRQKLAECGVGFGKDAMGGKGGQIYVVTDSSDRDPANPVPGTLRHAVIQDEPLWIVFAADMTINLKHELIFNSFKTVDGRGANVHVTGHGCITLQYVSNVIIHNIHVHHCTPSGNTNIRASPTHVGWRGRSDGDGISIFGSRKIWIDHCSLSYCTDGLIDAIMGSTAITISNNHFAHHDEVMLLGHNDKYSPDRGMQVTIAFNHFGEGLVQRMPRCRLGYIHVVNNDFTQWQMYAIGGSANPTINSQGNRYTAPSDPDAKEVTKRVDTDDREWSGWNWRTEGDIMVNGAFFVPSGAGLSAQYAEATSVQPKSAVQIDQLTMYSGVFGDPRDNGDLYPGFNGGGSVTGATSKGNSAAGSSSDDGDFFGMIFRGSSSRAAPPSSPSSLSIAFVSTFLSLVIILILDTSTNHPIL is encoded by the exons ATGCTCCCAATCACCTGCATTCTTTTAATGTGCCTTCTAAGTTCTTTCTCACCCCCAATCGAAGCTCTCTTCAACCTCACCGTGCTACCCCACCAACACCCTCACCCCGAAGCCATAGTCCACGAACTTCAACG GAAGGTCAATGTCTCCTTTTCGAGAAGGCAAACACTGTCCAAGGACCAACAACCCGCCTGTCTCACCGGAAACCCAATCGACGACTGCTGGCGCTGCGACCCCAACTGGGCGGCCAACCGCCAGAAGCTGGCGGAGTGCGGCGTCGGGTTCGGCAAAGACGCCATGGGTGGAAAGGGCGGACAGATCTACGTGGTGACGGACTCGTCGGACCGCGACCCAGCCAACCCCGTCCCCGGCACGCTCCGGCACGCCGTCATCCAAGACGAACCTCTCTGGATCGTGTTCGCCGCGGACATGACCATTAACCTGAAGCACGAGCTCATCTTCAACAGCTTCAAAACCGTCGACGGCCGCGGCGCTAACGTCCACGTCACGGGCCACGGCTGCATCACTCTCCAGTACGTCTCCAACGTCATCATCCACAACATCCACGTCCACCACTGCACGCCCTCGGGGAACACGAACATACGCGCCAGTCCAACGCACGTGGGTTGGAGGGGGAGATCGGACGGCGACGGCATCTCCATCTTCGGCTCCCGGAAGATCTGGATCGACCACTGCTCCCTCTCTTACTGCACGGACGGCTTGATCGACGCCATAATGGGTTCCACCGCGATTACTATTTCCAACAACCACTTCGCCCACCACGACGAGGTGATGCTCTTGGGACACAACGATAAGTACTCCCCCGACCGTGGCATGCAGGTCACCATCGCGTTCAATCACTTCGGCGAGGGTTTGGTGCAGCGCATGCCACGTTGCAGGCTCGGCTACATCCACGTCGTCAACAACGATTTCACCCAGTGGCAGATGTATGCCATCGGCGGTAGCGCTAACCCCACCATCAACAGCCAGGGTAACCGTTACACCGCCCCCTCCGACCCCGATGCCAAAGAG GTGACGAAGCGCGTGGACACAGACGACAGAGAGTGGAGTGGGTGGAATTGGAGAACGGAAGGGGACATAATGGTAAATGGAGCATTTTTTGTACCATCGGGTGCAGGGCTGAGTGCACAGTATGCAGAGGCCACCAGTGTGCAACCGAAATCCGCCGTGCAAATTGACCAGCTAACCATGTATTCCGGTGTATTCGGTGATCCCAG GGATAATGGGGATCTGTATCCCGGTTTCAACGGTGGTGGGTCCGTGACCGGAGCGACCAGCAAGGGCAACAGTGCGGCGGGGTCCAGCAGTGACGATGGAGACTTTTTCGGAATGATATTCAGAGGAAGCAGCAGCCGTGCAGCGCCACCCTCATCACCGTCTTCTTTGTCCATTGCATTTGTTTCAACCTTTTTGTCTCTTGTaattattctgattttggaCACTTCGACCAACCATCCCATCCTATGA
- the LOC106771534 gene encoding transcription repressor OFP13 yields the protein MGKKALRLPSLFKTKEPPRKLHHHHHHHLLHNHHPWQFIPSCGHSKTLSFRGGADDDIFKTVNSVFFDPSESVIETPKSWFTTSSESASISTESEDYYCCDGESLEMLVRGVRSERLFFEPGDTSSILEKAKASGFPFKESVVLAMESEDPYEDFKRSMEEMVESHGVRDWEGLEELLTWYLKVNGRNNHGFIVGAFVDLLLSLASSNNSNSCSDSTAYSSAISSFASSPLCHEIVEHGIGNHDAVTS from the coding sequence ATGGGAAAGAAAGCTCTCAGACTTCCCTCTCTTTTCAAAACCAAAGAACCACCAAGAAAgctacaccaccaccaccaccaccaccttcttCACAATCATCATCCATGGCAATTCATACCCTCTTGCGGCCATTCCAAGACCCTCTCTTTCCGAGGTGGTGCCGACGATGACATCTTCAAGACAGTTAACTCCGTCTTCTTCGACCCTTCAGAGAGTGTCATCGAAACTCCCAAGTCATGGTTCACCACCTCGTCTGAATCTGCCAGCATCTCCACCGAGTCAGAAGACTACTACTGCTGCGACGGGGAGTCTCTGGAGATGTTGGTGCGTGGTGTGAGATCAGAGAGGCTTTTCTTCGAGCCTGGTGACACAAGCTCCATCTTGGAAAAGGCCAAGGCCAGTGGGTTTCCCTTCAAAGAAAGTGTGGTTCTTGCCATGGAATCAGAGGACCCTTACGAGGATTTCAAGAGATCAATGGAGGAGATGGTGGAATCTCATGGAGTAAGGGACTGGGAAGGCTTGGAGGAGCTTTTGACTTGGTATCTCAAGGTCAATGGCAGGAACAATCACGGATTCATAGTCGGTGCTTTTGTTGATTTGCTCCTTAGTTTAGCATCTTCTAACAATTCTAACTCTTGTTCTGATTCAACTGCATATTCTTCTGctatttcttcttttgcttcttccCCCTTGTGTCATGAGATTGTCGAGCATGGCATTGGGAATCATGATGCTGTAACATCTTAG